The following proteins come from a genomic window of Pseudomonas sp. MAG733B:
- a CDS encoding MlaD family protein, with amino-acid sequence MQSQATDGPQAPGQAPIKTRRFGVSLVWIVPIVAVLVGISLVVNSILKEGPTITVTFKTGDGLTANKTEVKYRNVVIGHVTDVDLSNDQKSVNATIKLAKQAESFTREDSQFWVVRPRIGAGGVSGIDTLLSGDYIGADIGQANGRAKNFKGLENPPPITYGEPGKRFTLHTQDLGSLDIGSPVYYRKIPVGQVVAYELDPDGKGVNIELFIHAPNDQYVTENTRFWNASGIDVNVGANGFAVKTESLSSILVGGIAFRAPEYSPNDKPAPEEYAYELFDDQQTALAPPNGKPQYLALRFDQALRGLKVDAPVEFLGMEIGRVVSINLDFDAKKRSFPLNVGIVIYPQRLGQAHTKMLAALNHDPNDEAGGVRLIGTFIENGLRAQARTGNLLTGQLYIALDFYPKAEKVAFNATARPVMIPTVPGSLEQLQEKLEAMVDKINKLPVERIAGNLDGNLVEMRKTLSQFNGKTLPGVQNTLSNVSKTLESANTTLQSANSTLAEDSPQREKLGQTLDELGRTSRSLRDLSDYLGRHPESLIRGRPNNAAPMDLQAPPRN; translated from the coding sequence ATGCAGTCTCAAGCCACTGACGGGCCACAGGCCCCCGGTCAGGCCCCGATCAAGACCCGCCGTTTCGGCGTTTCATTGGTATGGATCGTGCCGATTGTCGCAGTACTCGTGGGGATTTCGCTGGTGGTCAACAGCATCTTGAAGGAAGGGCCGACCATCACGGTCACCTTCAAGACCGGTGACGGCCTGACCGCCAACAAGACCGAGGTCAAGTACCGCAACGTGGTGATCGGCCATGTCACGGATGTGGATCTGAGCAACGACCAGAAAAGCGTCAACGCCACCATCAAACTGGCCAAGCAGGCTGAAAGCTTCACCCGCGAAGACTCGCAGTTCTGGGTGGTGCGTCCACGTATCGGTGCGGGTGGAGTGTCCGGCATCGACACACTGCTGTCCGGCGATTACATCGGCGCCGACATCGGCCAGGCCAATGGCCGCGCGAAGAATTTCAAGGGCCTGGAAAACCCGCCACCGATCACTTATGGCGAACCGGGCAAGCGCTTCACCCTGCATACACAGGACCTCGGATCGCTGGATATCGGTTCCCCGGTCTACTACCGCAAAATTCCGGTTGGGCAAGTCGTGGCGTATGAACTGGACCCGGACGGCAAAGGCGTGAACATCGAATTGTTCATCCACGCGCCCAACGATCAATACGTTACCGAAAACACCCGGTTCTGGAACGCCAGCGGTATTGACGTAAACGTCGGCGCCAACGGTTTCGCGGTCAAGACCGAGTCCTTGTCCTCGATTCTGGTGGGCGGCATCGCGTTCCGCGCGCCTGAATACAGCCCCAACGACAAACCGGCGCCTGAGGAATACGCCTACGAACTGTTCGACGACCAGCAAACTGCCCTCGCCCCACCCAATGGCAAACCGCAATACCTGGCCTTGCGCTTCGATCAGGCACTGCGCGGGCTCAAGGTCGATGCGCCGGTGGAATTCCTCGGCATGGAAATCGGGCGAGTGGTGTCGATCAATCTCGATTTCGATGCGAAAAAGCGCAGCTTCCCGCTCAACGTCGGCATCGTGATCTACCCGCAACGTTTGGGGCAGGCCCATACGAAAATGCTCGCCGCGCTCAATCATGATCCCAATGACGAGGCCGGCGGCGTGCGCCTGATCGGCACGTTCATCGAGAACGGTCTGCGCGCTCAGGCCCGCACCGGCAACCTGTTGACCGGCCAGTTGTACATCGCGCTGGATTTCTACCCGAAAGCCGAAAAAGTCGCCTTCAATGCCACGGCGCGTCCGGTCATGATTCCGACCGTTCCGGGTAGCCTGGAGCAATTGCAGGAAAAACTCGAAGCCATGGTCGACAAGATCAACAAACTGCCGGTTGAGCGGATTGCCGGCAATCTTGACGGCAACCTCGTGGAAATGCGGAAAACCCTGAGCCAGTTCAATGGCAAGACGCTGCCAGGGGTACAAAACACCCTGTCAAACGTGAGCAAGACCCTGGAGTCGGCCAATACCACCCTGCAATCCGCCAACTCGACCCTGGCCGAAGATTCGCCGCAGCGGGAAAAACTGGGGCAGACGCTGGACGAGTTGGGACGCACGTCGCGGTCCTTGCGTGACCTTTCGGATTACCTCGGGCGGCATCCGGAATCGTTGATTCGCGGTCGGCCCAACAATGCCGCGCCGATGGACCTGCAAGCGCCACCGCGCAATTGA
- a CDS encoding PqiC family protein — MAFSHKLTLITAVLLLAACRSDPIQFHTLTPAQMTGNARPTTDIQIEGLTVPPQVDRPQIVVREGNTGMAILETQWWGASLVDELRSALLDQMINSNPQRRVSVRLEVQRFDSIPGQYGLIDVKWRLRGANGDENTLLTCRSTLQTPSGPSIDELVAAQQNNVKRLAAVISQAASGSQKGCPSTQ; from the coding sequence ATGGCTTTTTCGCACAAGCTGACCTTGATTACCGCTGTGTTGCTGCTTGCCGCTTGCCGCAGCGACCCGATTCAATTCCACACCCTTACCCCGGCTCAAATGACCGGTAACGCAAGGCCGACGACGGATATCCAGATCGAAGGCCTGACCGTCCCGCCGCAGGTCGACCGGCCGCAGATTGTGGTGCGCGAGGGCAACACCGGCATGGCGATTCTCGAAACCCAATGGTGGGGCGCCAGTCTGGTGGATGAGCTGCGCAGCGCCCTGCTCGACCAGATGATCAACAGCAATCCGCAACGTCGGGTTTCGGTGCGCCTGGAGGTGCAGCGCTTCGATTCGATTCCCGGCCAATACGGCTTGATCGACGTCAAATGGCGCTTGCGCGGCGCCAATGGCGATGAAAACACCCTGCTGACCTGTCGCAGCACTTTGCAGACACCTTCTGGGCCGTCCATTGATGAATTGGTGGCGGCCCAGCAGAACAACGTCAAGCGTCTGGCAGCGGTGATCAGCCAGGCGGCAAGCGGCTCGCAAAAAGGTTGTCCATCGACCCAATGA